The following are encoded in a window of Thermonema lapsum genomic DNA:
- a CDS encoding DUF445 family protein: MAIDWLTLISQSITGGLVGYYTNDLAIDMLFRKRFGLGGIVLKTHREFVKNISQLVEEDIITHQAIGAAFDTPQFRSELQKTIRQLLEQEIPAWINQTPRLNEVPDLHIAVEHILFDLEPAIELALKRIFPEVSRHLELSTLISERQVKHMGQQLAAILQRILAKHENDTEWLEYVFTSAPNGILHLPLEELIQKEIVAEWIAVLRQPLLFVPGELRYNFSNALEESLRQIVATLLPPKTVETLVYRLGEERIADYISEEEFDALFKVVRNKTLHLLHQSTGKRILETFLKLLYGQLLKVDTTLFELLSERLGAHFQQFLLQRLPGVLEKLIAFIQNEKYLIDELIDETFRRNTQTLLQEWLIDLFVGSVSAETKIVDKIIHYLETYDAQTLAQEGASYLLDYLQKNSIGNIVARIPKHRFVEVLTPLVQKGIAEELEKLQSKQLYAYLKEPLRKWLPLKELAPEIGRQVQKQLPQYIHSLLTNEAFESQWQQLIEQLSVNQLLKKPLAALLAETQQAQLIEDLARWWYKSIHSPQLAFDIEQALLAEIKKRNLETLIPTKQWLQWLPSLSRQTTALLRTEYEKIANQPLLPLYKRIQKNEAVVDSLTTRTRQVLVNNAEPLLKGRIEELVRGNLSKLPPERIRDMVEQFMGKEVKPITRLGALLGGMAGAGLYALPTLPNWGGQMALSAIAYGITGYGTNWLALKMIFRPYRPYHIGKQQLPFTPGVIAKNQARFAENMGRFVGEQLLNQDKLIERFRENRSLLEDKAVRLIQKDDYQVLSRLIEDNRPQLSQWLSENTLQLLEQHFSALLRPLIKDTSERLGNTNLKAFDTSVIRSNILDYLQSERFAERLSKLAIRRLQKIAQWNEEDFARLYAYLFPLLVQQYNHFLNSEQLQGFLFRLWQKWHQKHQDAKLYAIAQKMPGKDRLPSAAKQLIGNWIQNPQLAKRVSIILHSRLQKEIAPDRPIESLLGGRLMIEVEHLLENTLQNFMQKAIQWMQENKRRLADDIYAKAKEENGMAVLYKRTIKDTVYELADEVIPAYLESRLPVFQQLLRQEIHQIGKLHIGELNANIEQHRLQETVQAFLQNKDFLYISQEIGTLFIREISKQIQLSDLVSDASPSHITRYKPLLQWLTPPLMITGKRQTELMQNLQWISRLLYRLYGREGLAVWIERLRLEKTLPVLLHPLLRQTRLQKQQKLWVDDFFVVSKNVPLKDLLDTEQLRLDAQNTLQKLWQTNSFKEALHNVLTDIYDNILENLIDNLPLETKAFLVKKLTHYVMNSLESHLPALLQSINFRHIVVEEIKAMNPKEIEKLFESFAGRYFRELINYGFSFGIVFGLLLDALLRLAFSLSH, encoded by the coding sequence GTGGCTATCGACTGGCTTACGCTCATTTCCCAAAGTATTACAGGCGGTCTTGTGGGTTATTATACCAACGACCTGGCTATAGATATGCTCTTCCGTAAGCGCTTCGGCTTGGGCGGTATTGTACTTAAGACCCATCGCGAGTTTGTGAAGAATATCAGCCAGCTGGTAGAAGAAGACATCATTACCCACCAAGCAATAGGTGCCGCTTTCGACACGCCCCAATTTCGTAGCGAGCTACAAAAGACCATAAGGCAACTTTTGGAACAAGAAATACCAGCATGGATAAACCAAACCCCACGCTTAAACGAAGTACCTGACCTACACATAGCCGTTGAACACATCCTTTTTGACCTAGAACCTGCCATAGAGCTGGCACTCAAACGTATATTCCCGGAAGTAAGCCGTCATCTGGAGCTTTCTACACTCATCAGTGAGCGTCAGGTCAAGCACATGGGGCAACAGCTTGCCGCCATCCTGCAACGTATTCTGGCTAAGCACGAAAACGACACCGAATGGCTCGAGTATGTTTTTACTTCGGCACCCAACGGCATCTTGCATTTGCCGCTCGAAGAGCTGATTCAAAAAGAAATTGTGGCAGAATGGATAGCTGTGTTACGCCAACCGCTTCTGTTCGTGCCGGGCGAACTACGCTACAACTTCTCCAATGCGCTTGAAGAGAGTCTGAGGCAAATAGTAGCTACTTTGCTGCCCCCCAAGACGGTAGAAACGCTGGTCTATCGTTTGGGCGAAGAGCGCATAGCCGATTATATCAGCGAAGAGGAATTTGATGCTCTGTTCAAAGTAGTACGTAACAAGACCCTCCATTTGCTGCACCAGTCCACCGGCAAACGTATTCTCGAAACATTTTTAAAACTTCTTTATGGGCAACTGCTTAAAGTAGATACCACCCTCTTTGAATTGCTAAGTGAGCGCTTGGGCGCACACTTCCAGCAATTTTTATTACAACGCTTGCCCGGTGTGCTCGAAAAACTCATTGCCTTCATTCAAAATGAAAAGTACCTCATCGATGAACTGATTGACGAGACCTTCCGCCGCAATACCCAAACACTCCTTCAAGAGTGGCTCATCGATTTGTTTGTAGGCAGTGTGAGTGCCGAAACGAAGATAGTGGACAAAATCATTCACTATCTCGAAACGTACGATGCCCAAACGCTCGCCCAAGAAGGCGCCAGCTATTTACTCGACTACCTCCAAAAAAACAGCATAGGTAACATTGTAGCGCGTATCCCTAAACACCGCTTTGTAGAGGTGTTGACGCCGCTTGTACAAAAAGGAATTGCCGAAGAGCTAGAAAAACTGCAAAGCAAGCAACTCTATGCCTACTTAAAAGAGCCTTTGCGCAAATGGCTTCCGCTCAAAGAACTTGCCCCGGAAATAGGGCGTCAGGTGCAAAAGCAGCTGCCCCAATACATCCACAGCCTACTGACCAACGAAGCCTTTGAATCTCAATGGCAACAGCTGATAGAGCAGTTGTCGGTCAATCAGCTGTTGAAAAAACCGCTTGCCGCCCTGCTCGCAGAAACACAACAAGCACAGCTCATAGAAGACCTTGCACGATGGTGGTATAAAAGCATTCATTCACCACAACTTGCCTTCGACATAGAGCAGGCTCTTTTGGCAGAAATAAAAAAACGCAACCTTGAAACACTCATTCCCACAAAGCAATGGCTGCAATGGCTGCCCTCCTTGAGCCGCCAAACTACAGCTTTGCTGCGCACAGAATATGAAAAGATAGCCAATCAGCCGCTGCTGCCACTTTACAAACGTATTCAAAAAAACGAGGCAGTCGTGGATAGCCTCACCACCCGCACCCGCCAAGTCTTGGTCAACAATGCCGAACCGCTGCTTAAAGGGCGTATTGAAGAGCTGGTGCGTGGCAACCTCAGCAAGCTGCCCCCTGAGCGCATACGCGACATGGTAGAGCAGTTCATGGGCAAAGAAGTAAAACCCATCACCCGTTTGGGGGCTTTGTTGGGCGGCATGGCTGGTGCCGGTTTATATGCCTTACCCACCCTTCCGAACTGGGGGGGACAAATGGCATTGTCAGCGATTGCTTACGGCATTACCGGATACGGCACCAACTGGCTTGCCCTGAAAATGATATTTCGCCCCTACCGCCCCTATCACATAGGCAAACAACAGCTGCCTTTTACGCCCGGTGTCATTGCCAAAAACCAAGCCCGCTTTGCCGAGAACATGGGGCGCTTTGTAGGCGAACAGCTCCTCAACCAAGACAAGCTAATAGAGCGTTTTCGCGAAAACCGCTCTCTTTTAGAAGACAAGGCGGTACGGCTTATCCAAAAGGACGACTACCAAGTGCTAAGCCGCCTCATAGAAGACAACCGCCCTCAACTCAGCCAGTGGTTAAGCGAAAACACCCTTCAGCTCTTAGAGCAGCACTTTAGCGCTTTGCTGCGCCCCTTGATAAAAGACACAAGCGAGCGCTTGGGCAACACCAACTTAAAAGCATTCGACACGAGCGTCATCCGAAGTAATATTTTGGATTACCTGCAAAGTGAACGTTTTGCCGAGCGACTCAGCAAGCTGGCTATACGGCGGCTTCAGAAAATAGCGCAGTGGAACGAAGAAGATTTCGCACGCTTATATGCTTACCTGTTCCCGTTGCTTGTGCAACAATACAACCATTTTCTAAACAGCGAACAGCTTCAAGGCTTTTTGTTCCGCCTCTGGCAAAAGTGGCACCAAAAGCATCAAGATGCCAAGCTGTATGCAATTGCCCAAAAGATGCCCGGTAAAGACCGGTTGCCTTCTGCCGCCAAACAGCTCATAGGCAATTGGATACAAAATCCCCAATTGGCAAAGCGCGTAAGCATTATTCTACACAGCCGCCTGCAGAAAGAAATAGCCCCTGACCGCCCCATAGAAAGCCTGTTAGGTGGGCGCCTGATGATAGAGGTAGAGCATCTGCTCGAAAACACTTTGCAGAACTTCATGCAAAAGGCTATTCAATGGATGCAGGAAAACAAAAGGCGCCTTGCCGACGACATCTATGCCAAAGCCAAGGAAGAAAATGGCATGGCTGTACTCTATAAACGCACAATTAAGGATACGGTCTATGAGCTTGCCGATGAAGTAATACCTGCTTATCTTGAAAGCCGCCTGCCCGTTTTTCAGCAGCTGCTGCGCCAAGAAATACACCAAATAGGAAAATTGCACATTGGGGAATTGAACGCAAACATCGAGCAACACCGCTTGCAAGAAACCGTACAAGCCTTCTTGCAAAACAAGGATTTCCTGTATATAAGCCAAGAAATAGGTACTCTCTTCATCAGGGAAATAAGCAAGCAAATACAACTGTCGGACCTCGTATCCGATGCATCGCCAAGCCACATTACAAGATACAAGCCACTACTGCAATGGCTCACCCCCCCGCTGATGATTACCGGCAAGCGCCAAACAGAACTGATGCAAAACCTGCAATGGATAAGCCGCTTGCTGTACCGTTTATATGGGCGTGAAGGTCTTGCCGTATGGATAGAACGCCTGCGCCTTGAGAAAACACTGCCTGTTTTGTTGCATCCGCTACTGCGACAAACGCGCCTTCAAAAGCAACAAAAACTCTGGGTAGATGACTTTTTTGTCGTATCGAAAAATGTACCGCTCAAAGACCTGCTTGATACAGAACAACTGCGCCTCGATGCTCAAAATACATTGCAAAAATTATGGCAAACGAACAGTTTCAAAGAAGCGTTGCACAATGTCCTCACAGACATTTATGACAATATTCTTGAAAATTTGATAGACAACCTGCCTTTGGAAACCAAAGCTTTTTTGGTAAAAAAACTTACGCACTATGTCATGAACAGCCTCGAAAGCCACTTGCCTGCCCTGCTACAAAGCATCAATTTCCGCCACATTGTAGTAGAAGAAATCAAGGCAATGAACCCAAAAGAAATAGAAAAGCTGTTTGAAAGTTTTGCCGGGCGGTATTTTCGAGAGCTTATCAACTATGGTTTCAGCTTTGGCATTGTCTTTGGCTTACTACTAGACGCACTACTCCGCCTTGCCTTTTCCCTTAGTCATTGA
- the nth gene encoding endonuclease III — MKQEERYQKILEYFQRTQPDAQTELQYENPYQLLVAVILSAQCTDERVNKVTPALFEHYPTPQDLAQAKVEEVYELIKSISYPNNKAKHLVSMAKMLVEQYNGQVPNDMKELIKLPGVGRKTANVILSVIYDQPAMAVDTHVFRVSKRIGLVNENAKTPLEVEQELVKHIPQSLIARAHHWLILHGRYVCLARKPKCNECGIRAYCLHYEKRVAPFENPE, encoded by the coding sequence ATGAAGCAGGAAGAGCGATACCAAAAAATATTGGAATACTTTCAGAGAACACAGCCCGATGCTCAAACCGAACTACAGTACGAAAATCCCTATCAATTGCTGGTAGCCGTGATTTTAAGTGCTCAATGTACCGATGAGCGCGTAAACAAAGTAACCCCCGCACTTTTTGAGCACTACCCTACCCCACAAGATTTAGCACAAGCCAAAGTAGAAGAGGTATATGAGTTAATAAAAAGCATTTCCTATCCTAACAACAAAGCCAAACACTTGGTAAGCATGGCAAAGATGCTGGTAGAGCAGTATAACGGGCAAGTGCCCAACGATATGAAAGAGCTGATAAAGTTGCCTGGTGTGGGGCGCAAAACTGCCAACGTCATTTTGTCGGTCATTTATGACCAACCCGCTATGGCAGTCGATACCCATGTATTCCGTGTATCTAAACGCATCGGTTTGGTAAACGAAAATGCCAAGACCCCTTTAGAAGTAGAACAAGAGCTGGTGAAACACATACCCCAATCGCTCATTGCACGGGCACACCACTGGCTTATCTTGCATGGGCGTTATGTATGTTTGGCACGCAAACCTAAATGCAATGAGTGCGGCATACGCGCCTACTGTCTCCATTATGAAAAGCGAGTAGCTCCATTTGAAAATCCAGAATAA
- the htpG gene encoding molecular chaperone HtpG, giving the protein MAEVKEQGHIQVSTENIFPIIKKFLYADHEIFLRELVSNGVDACQKLKRLASVGEFQGEVGELKVEVVLDKEGKKIIVKDNGIGMTLEEVKKYINQVAFSGAAEFVQRYKEAGSDIIGKFGLGFYSAFMVADKVELVTKSFREDAPAVKWSCAGDTRFEIEEAQKQERGTEVILHIGKEGEEFLNKFRIQEILEKYARFLPVPVWFDGKQINDTKPIWVKPPQELKDEDYLNFYKQLFPFAEDPLFWIHLNVDYPFTLTGVLYFPKITNQFDMQKSRIQLYSRQVFITDEVRDIVPEFLMLLHGVIDSPDIPLNVSRSYLQSDSNVRKINQYITKKVAEKLQELFHKDRKAFEEKWEGLGLFVKYGMITDDKFFEKAQQFCLLKNTEGQYFTIDEYKSKIETVQKDKHGVVVVLYAQDTDKQYTYIEAARKRGYDVLLLDGILDAHFIQRLEMKLDNFRFKRVDADSAEKLIEKEDSTASHALTKEEEENIIKLLKDTLNDDKLIVKVEALSMHDLPIVIVLPEFLRRMKEMSQLQGQTIKHLPSDWQIIINGNHVFIQKVLQETDNDRRKLLLRHAYDLALLSQGQLQGKPLHEFIERSLSLVEK; this is encoded by the coding sequence ATGGCAGAGGTAAAAGAACAGGGACACATTCAGGTAAGTACGGAAAATATTTTTCCTATTATCAAGAAATTTCTTTATGCCGACCACGAAATATTTCTGCGGGAATTGGTATCGAATGGCGTAGATGCCTGCCAAAAACTAAAACGACTGGCATCGGTTGGTGAGTTTCAAGGAGAAGTGGGCGAACTGAAAGTAGAAGTTGTTCTTGACAAAGAAGGGAAAAAAATCATAGTAAAAGACAATGGCATAGGCATGACCCTCGAAGAAGTGAAAAAATACATCAATCAAGTGGCTTTTTCGGGGGCAGCCGAATTCGTACAGCGATACAAAGAAGCAGGCAGCGACATCATCGGTAAGTTTGGTTTGGGATTTTACTCTGCCTTTATGGTTGCCGATAAGGTAGAACTGGTTACCAAGTCTTTTCGCGAAGATGCGCCTGCTGTGAAATGGTCTTGCGCCGGCGATACCCGCTTCGAGATAGAAGAAGCTCAAAAGCAAGAGCGCGGCACCGAAGTTATCTTGCATATAGGTAAAGAAGGCGAAGAGTTTTTGAATAAATTCCGTATTCAGGAAATCCTCGAAAAGTATGCCCGTTTTCTGCCTGTGCCCGTGTGGTTCGATGGAAAACAAATCAACGACACCAAGCCCATTTGGGTGAAACCGCCCCAAGAGCTGAAAGACGAGGATTACCTAAACTTCTACAAACAACTCTTCCCTTTTGCAGAAGACCCGCTTTTTTGGATACACCTGAATGTAGATTATCCCTTTACCTTGACGGGGGTGCTGTATTTTCCCAAAATCACCAACCAGTTCGATATGCAAAAGAGCCGTATTCAGCTCTATTCCCGTCAGGTATTCATTACCGATGAGGTGCGTGACATCGTGCCCGAGTTTTTGATGCTGCTGCATGGTGTCATCGACTCGCCCGACATCCCGCTCAACGTATCGCGCAGCTATCTGCAGTCAGACAGTAACGTGCGTAAAATCAATCAGTACATTACCAAAAAAGTAGCTGAAAAGCTGCAGGAGCTCTTCCATAAAGACCGCAAAGCCTTTGAAGAGAAGTGGGAGGGACTTGGGCTCTTCGTAAAATACGGCATGATTACCGACGATAAGTTTTTTGAGAAGGCGCAGCAATTCTGTTTGCTTAAAAACACAGAAGGGCAATACTTTACCATTGACGAGTACAAGAGCAAGATAGAAACCGTGCAAAAAGATAAGCACGGAGTGGTGGTGGTACTCTACGCCCAAGATACCGACAAGCAATATACTTACATAGAGGCAGCCCGGAAACGTGGCTACGATGTGCTGCTCTTGGACGGCATTCTGGATGCCCACTTCATTCAACGATTGGAAATGAAACTGGACAACTTCCGCTTCAAACGTGTGGATGCCGACTCAGCAGAAAAGCTTATTGAAAAAGAAGACAGCACTGCCTCGCATGCATTGACCAAAGAAGAGGAGGAAAATATCATCAAACTGCTGAAAGACACGCTGAACGATGACAAGCTGATTGTCAAAGTAGAGGCGCTTTCCATGCACGATTTGCCTATAGTAATTGTACTCCCCGAATTCCTTCGTCGGATGAAAGAAATGTCGCAACTGCAAGGGCAAACCATCAAGCATCTGCCCTCTGACTGGCAGATTATCATCAACGGCAATCATGTCTTCATACAAAAAGTGTTGCAAGAAACTGACAACGACCGTCGCAAGCTACTTTTGCGTCATGCCTATGATTTGGCATTGCTGTCGCAGGGGCAATTACAAGGCAAGCCATTGCATGAATTTATTGAACGCAGCCTATCACTGGTTGAAAAGTAA